The Brassica rapa cultivar Chiifu-401-42 chromosome A10, CAAS_Brap_v3.01, whole genome shotgun sequence genome segment AGTGGTTATCATGTTCATACGCCAGCCATGGAATCGCGGTGTTATGTTGACTGATTGGATTTCGACATATCCTGTTGGACATAGCACCGATGACTTTTCGAATTGCTTCTACCTACCAGTGAAAGAAATCCATGAACGTTACACATTTTGGCTGAATTCAAGCGTTGCTATTAATGCTCTCATTAACGATGGAACCCCACTCTTCACACGATTTGTGATTGGATACATCTCCCATTACTTATATTGTGTGATCTTCGAGTATAAATATGTAAGCTTCATCCTCTGAAATTCATAAGTTTAATTTTCTCAATAGTTAGATTTCTAAATTACATAGTTAAGAATGGCTACACCTAGGTTTGACTGCTTAGGTTTTGGGAGTCACTAAAAGTTAAGCGCCGCAGAGAGCTTATGGGTATAGATATGCTCCTCCTTTATGCGAAGGTGATTCCGGTGAGAAACTCATAATCATCAAACTATATTCTTGAAAAGAGTGACTTTATCTGTTTGGGAGATGGGATTTGGTTTCGTTTGTTGATTTTTGTCCGTTGCCGTATTGCAGGCGACTCATTCAAGCCACCGTCAATACCTCCTGTAGATTCCTTTTTATCCAGCTGCAATCTTTCCATGTGAAACTGATGGAGAAGCAATGAACTCTGTTTTATACTATAAAGTTTCAGATAATTATTTAAAGAGCTTTCACCTCATTTGAAGAAAGCATTCAGGTAACTTGAGCTCACActtcttgattttgtttttttactcaCTGCTAATacaggtttaaaaaaaaaatctttttgtaGATTGATATATGATGAGCTTGAGAAAGTTAGAGGTGCAACTGTGCCTTTAGAAAACAGTTAAAAATATTGGGGCTTTTccagtttttgtttttacaCATCAGACGATGTATTGTGAAATCAGTAAGTGAATAACACCTTTTTTTGTTGCAGATTCCTGGTGCAAATGGTGGTTACAGACAATACTGATGCAGCCCATTTTTGTTGCATTGGATGGGTCAATAACAAAGCTAATCAATGTCCGTGCCTCTGAGGTTTCCCTGGTATGGTTCGCCACAAGACCAAGCACATGGTAAACCAAGGGGAATAAGAACTGCTATGTTTTTTTAGCTGTGGAAACAGAGTATCCAAGCTCACTTGAAGCTTTGCATAATTGATGAGCCAAGAAAATTACAATCCTTAATGAGATTTGATGTGAGTGGTTTATGGGTTTAGTAATTAGGTGTTCAAGGTGATGCAaagtttaattattattcttgattacattttgaattCATAAGAACGTGATATTTGGTAGCTACAGCTAGCATGGAAAACACATGAGGAATATAGTTCTGAATGTAATAATTGTTTCCATTCAGTTTTATGGGTATTTTTGAAAGGAAAAAAGTTTAAGCCATCAATGAGGAAATCATCAGAAGTGTACATTGTCAACCAATTACATGTAAATGGACCATTTGAATGGTGAGACAAACTTATGAACtctaataaaaataactaaataaatagtaaaatttaatGCTTAATTGGAAGtaaatttataatttcaattttttaaaaatttaagatttttatattatttaggtTTTAGTAAATAGAAACATTTGAttgtaatgaaaaaaaaataaagttggtATTTGTTATATTTGATAACACAACATAACACACAATATTAGGTTATcatacataaataaaattaaaaaataatttcactgtttacataaaaaaaaaaaattgatacatCTATAAAATTATGACAACAATAATATCGATGTacggaaataaaaaaaattagtgagaAAGAACGAAGTAAACAATACATATAACCAaccatttaaatttaaataaattgttattCGAAATTCTCTCAAGACACATAAATTGCTATTCAAAATTCTCTCATGACACAGGAGGTGATGTTTTGTGTGTGTTGGTTGTGCTTCTTGCGATGGCTTCCCTAAAACACATGAGGTGATgttttgtgactttcatgtctttctcatttttaaattttctgattTGAGATTAATATGATGCTCTGTTTGCAGATTCAGTTGACATATTTTGATCCAGGGAGCTCAGTAACAACGCCACGATCTCATGGTCCGACCAAAGATGCAGTTGGGTGAACAGTCCTTTTATTGACGTTGTTCTGTCCAAAGAGAttctttgatatttttattttcagaaattACATAATTATCTAGCAATAATGACTATAACAGTAGTgtccctaatttttttttgtgtttttgtgtAAGATAAATTTCacatcaaaattattttaaacattaagtaaataataaaatgatattGTGTATTATTCTGTgtgttttaaataaatattttacttcGATTCTTTTATCTGATCAAAatatgatttgttttgttttacaaTTATTCTTTTGTGATTTTGTAGTGATCTATAAGGAGGAAATAaatgatacatattttataaaaagaagaagacaagtcATCTATCATGCAGTTGTTACTGCAACAATTTTGATGTATAATTGACATAAATTCTATATAAAGAAATTTCACATAAATAATGACCAATACAAAATATGTAATtgcatttttgaaattaaaaattcatGCCAAATACTTAATGAATCCACTCGCCGCGCGAAGCGCGGCCcgaccctagtatatatatacacatggaTGAAAAACTTGGAGAAGAGGTAAAAAGAAATATGGGtttgtcatttttattttaactagtTTACATAACTCTCGTAGGAGTGCTTATCACGAATATATGTTGGCTTGAAGCCGAATTAAAATAAAAGCTAAAATGTCTTACATGATTTATTATTACTCTTCaccttaatattattttttatccaTGCATACTTTTTACACATAAACATGACCAAAATTTCTTTGATGTTGATACTCCAAAACAAAAACTGTTATATATACTATGCTATATACTATATAGTATAGTCatacaaataatttaattagTTACCAAGTTGAGTTTCATCCATTATATAACTATATCCCTtagactatatttgcgaagtgattttgccacatgtcatctctacaatcaatttcacaaaacaaatatgacatgacTACTAAACTTGATGACATGACttccaaaaaaatatgacatgaataaattcatttaatgttgatttatatttttggcaaACTTATTAGaatatggtaataattcatatattacatttgatattgatatttctttttggtaaactttttttaaatatggtaaTAGCTCATATatcatctataaaataaatatattcatatataacattttaaatttcgaaatattattattttgtataattatacaatttgtattactaaagctttcaaaaatttctacattttttttaaaattaaaatatctaatcgTAAGATCATTAGGTTTTTATATacctacaaattttataaatattgtttaggctaaatttttgataattatacaatgttatatcatttttattatttttatacaaattgatttaatatatatcaaatctatattaaatattagtaagaaaatattaaaatctataatatttaataaaatttatttttaaatataagttatatttaaaaaatttcttactgcacatggtgcaggaaAACACCTAGTTGTACATGATTATGACATAGTATTGAATACTCGACACAAACGTTTTTTAGCCTACGCTAAAGAAGAGTATAAGTAGATAAATACTCTATTCGTTTCAAAATTCGTTTCAAAATGatctatattttagaaaaaaacaatttcaaaaatgcTATTCAATAAACATTGTCCAAATTATCCTATATTAAACATAATGATACTTTGTAATGAAATTTACATTTtagcaacaaaagaaaaacttgGCCATTCTAGACACATGGATAATGCCCATATTACATAAGCCATAATGATCACATTCTGCTGAATTTTAGCCAATGTTTTGAAAACAGGACCGTACATTGACTCGGCATTATCATTGGATATCTGGTCGGACCGGTCGAACCggggtttttatttttctttatatatatatatactcatatatatatatagtattaaaatgttataaaaagAACTAGAATAAAAGATACTTTTAAAAGCATATGATTTGGAAGTACATTTTTTCTTTGACAACAACATTCAAATACTAACTAGAATCTCCAACCGATTTAGCAAGCCAAACCGGTGGAGTTGAATCGACATAAAGCAAAGCTGAAGAAGACTCCTCGCACCACGTGCAAGCTTATCCGCCAAGGTATTTTGTGCTCTAAGAATATGTCTGATCCGGAAATAGGGGAAGAACGTCTTACTTCGGTTGAATTCTTCCATGTGATTTGGAAGTACATttacatttaattatatatacgaaataactaactaaagaagatttaagtaaataatatatagattGTTGATTTATTTCTATAAATCATAAGTTTCCTTATATTTCTTCATGCACGTAAATGAAAATTGGTTTAGCAAATTTTTATTTCCTTACtctgaaattaaaaagaaagtaaaaataaaaatagttccTATACCAATGAATATTGCATTAAACTGTAACACAAAAATGGAAATAATTGATGTAATTTAGAAAATCGGATTCTTATTCTAAACCGGGTCACTGGTTTTGCCGGGTTTCAACCGGTTTTAGCGGTTTAGGTCACATAGACGATTTACGGTCCAACCGGACGATTCACGGTCCAACCGGTTGGACCGGCCGGTCCGCCCAGTTTTCAAAACCATGATTTTAGCTAACATGCATGTGGCATGCCCTGTTACAACGTCAACTATGCTCGACTTGGGTTCTCAAATTATTATACCATTAAATCATAGTTCATACAAATGCTGTTcatgtatttttcttttgttgtgtcACCGGATGAATGGCCCAAATCAACTTCCTAATCACCACCAGGCCCGGCTCAGTAAAAATTGTTGCCTAAAGCGAATTAAAAAAATGGCATCCCTATGGAATTGAACTGAAAACCTTTGACTTTAGATTGTGGTACTCAACCACTGGACTATAAGTGATTTCTATGATTTTGATGCCCTTAAATCGTTAATATATTTTGACGCCTGAACTCCTAACTTTACCGGCTTTAGGTCATGGCCAGCACTGATCACCACTCACCAGAGCATAAAGTCCATAAAACTACGATAGATGTGGAGATAGAACGTTCACCTGAGCGCTTCCCTTCTACATGAAGGATTCTGATTCTTCTTATCCGTACCTTATCTAAATCAACCGACACTAAACCCACCTAATATAATTCTTTTAACGGCAAGAGAACATTTGCTCCAGTAAAGATTAGCAAAGAATATTACTCCTTTTGTAAGAAAATTACTTAATTCCAGTCATCAACTTGAACTAATttacaaaaaacaaacaaacataaagctgaagagaaaacaaataaaatccGATGAAATGGAAAAACAAACCCGAGTaacaaaaattacaaaacagATAAAAGAATCCCAAACAGAAAtccaaaatacaaaaataacttTCGTTCTTCTCTCCattgagaagagagagagagctgaaCTTAACTTATACCGTCTACTTTTGTAAATGCATGCTAATTTCATAAATTGAAAAATGTTCTGGATTATTTTTAAAAGCAAATAAAACAATGGATTACTAAATACTTACAAAAGAATCAATGAGGGAATTAATGTACAGATTTTCAATCCCTTCGTGTTAATGCCAAACCAAACAAATGATTTATCTAGATGAACCATCTAGATATACAAACAAATAATCTCATAAAATCTGGATAGATCATATAAATAGATCATTTGGATGGAGATGATAGAAGGGGAAATAAACAGCCCCTTAGTGTAACAGCAACCACTCACCGATTTTTAATCCCTTCATATTAATGccaaaccaacaaaaaaaaaaaaacctttggtGGACTTGATTTGTCAAAACTCGTTTTCACACAACAAACATTTTGCACCTTGGCGCATTTTCCTTGACATTTTGCACGGACTTCACTGAAACTTTagagaaagaaataaataaaaaaataaaataatctgaAATCCGgtttaaaaaaacaaactcGTGACACTGGAGCAGTCGTCAAATTCCAAGACAAAACGCCAATTCTTGTTAATTATTTTCACAAGTGTAAAACTCACATCGCACGCTTTTGTCTCTCTTGATAGAAAGAAGATATTCGTTGTCCTTTCTGTTTTCTCCGGTCACCGGGAAACTGCATTTTAACTCTCGATGGCGATCACTGACCGTCAGAATCCGAATgctgaggagaagaagaagctgctATTCAAGCTATGCCCGTTCTTCTGGCAGAGGAGAACCACCACcgcctcttcttcttctaagcCGTCCTTGGCGAGATCAATTCTGCCGGCTCGCCGTCGTCTCCGACTAGATCCTTCCAGCTATCTCTATTTCCCTTGTACGTCCGTCctctttatttatattaaaaaaaaacagtttcgtTTCTCTGAGAGGATTGTGTGTGTGTTGCAGATGAAGCTGGTAAACAAGTGAGAAGCGCAATCAAGCTTAAGAACACTAGCAAATCTCACACTGCATTCAAGGTACCatgtattattctttttttttttttttggtcaaaggtACCATGTATTATTCAAGTTGACTTGTTTTAGTCTGTTATTGTAAtgaagtctctctctctctctctctttgttttaGTTCCAAACAACTGCACCTAAGAGTTGTTACATGCGTCCTCCTGGTGGTGTGTTGGCTCCAGGGGAGAGCGTCTTTGCAACCGGTATTCAGATTTCTGGAAAGGAAACCAAACATGTCCTCTTTGTTTAGTTTATTTACAAAAGCCACCGCCTCTGATTCTTGCCAATGACAGTGTTCAAGTTCGTGGAACACCCAGAGAACAACGAGAAACACAAGTTAAACAAGAAGAGCAAGGCTAAGTTTAAGATTATGAGCCTCAAAGTGAAACCGGGTGTCGAGTTTGTGCCCGAGTTGGTATGTCCCTCCTTTCTTACTCTCTTTATCAGGTTATGTTCGGTAGTTGTAGGTTGTCAAAACATAAGTTGTAGGCATAAGATGTGTTGTGGCCCCTCATATCTATCATGATGCATCTCTCCTCCCGTGTTTGTGTTATGGTGCAGTTTGATGAGCAAAAGGATCAAGTAATCGTGGAGCGGGTTCTTCGGGTCATTTTTCTTGATGCGGACCGCCCAAGTGCTGTAAGCTTTCTAACTAGTTTtttcatcacatatatatatatatattgtaaagtTTTGAATATTATCAGGCACTGGAGAAACTGACACGTCAATTGGAGGAAGCTGAAGCTGCTGTTGAAGTAAGAAAGAAGCCTCCACCAGAGACAGGGCCTCGTGTTGTTGGGGAGGGTCTTGTCATTGACGAATGGGTAAATATTTggctctctctttctttctcccCATGAGATTTTTTTTAGTAACCAAAGTTTGTGTTATCTATCAGAAGGAGCGAAGAGAGAAGTACCTTGCTCGACAACAAGTCGATTCCATAGATTCTTCTTCCTAAATTGCACATGGATTTGTTATTAGCGGAGGTAAAAAGATACgcctcttctccttcttctgtACATAAATTTGTATCTGtctatttatgtgtttttattatttctagatgactacccttttttttttttcttttcttgtatgCCTCTGTTTGTTGTGTGATTCACGCTGGTTACTCATCATCAAGTTTTGTTTCCGTCTAAGCGATTTTATTAATCCAGCTAGAGCCGAACCATAGTAGTCAAGTTTATCAGTTTTCGTGTTGTGCTTTCTGACTTATGTAGTACCACTAGTGATTCTCTTGCATACTTGATTCGTTTTACTAATGTAGAGTTGTTATCCCCCGTTGATAGATGATCTGACTCCAGATCACCAAATCTGCCAGCTCTAACAACTTCAACTAGCATGATGATGACGACTTAACACACAACAACACAAAGCAGACTTGGTGGCACTACTTCCACTTATCGAACGAAATCTTAACCGATAAACACACAAGTGAACCGGCAtgacaaaatatataaagatgatgCTTTTTTTAGCTATTCTATCTTTTACTAATCAAAATCGCATGTATATTAATCctgaagcattacaacatgttttcgtagccacgtgtcatcactaagATGATTATTAGAATCATTCagaaaataagttggtccatacgtaaatatatgttatattttttatttaactaacCATCAAATTGATTAGTAACGTATAAAGTAAtattctcatttttttctttaaataaaagttacgaaattacctaatatggttaacatatatatgataattaatgattatgaataatatatatttgataacaatttttgtatcctctttttttgtttaattttatattattaaaataaattaaacaattacattaagtatataataaaatagattttttttatatgttatattttgaattttttaaaatgactataaattactaaaaatggtaaaagtttCACAgtaaaaattttgtgatcaatgatttaactttttttttgttcaagcaagatacaaatgatcataaaacgtatgaatatgaagtttcattaatagatattcataatatatatatatatattaatatcatttaattaaattatatattgtataaaaatataaaaaaaaatatgtatactaGACAGTGGATTAGGTTTTTTGCTCTTGATTTCAAGTCTGCActttatacatagtttacatatactagaataataaagtattttatatatatatatataatactttattatatatatatatatattatcggTATGTTCTTAAGTAACTAAACCTCAAAATCGTAGgctaataaaataagtaatttactttgttgttttagaattatatgatttttagaccgaactgatgaatatatactagacaaacatttatatttcgattctgcacttatattctataacagtTTGATATATTAGAGTTGAACACTAACCTGTGAATAGAGTTTGCcggtgatttttttcaaaattttgattcttagatatgtatctgaAGTGGAACTAACATTTACAGatgtccattttttttaattgacacttatgtaattcactgAATTCACAGAAGAAGTTAAAAGAAGAAACATAACTCATATCAGTGAAACATAAACGAAAACGAAAGcacaattttatagaaatataaagtaaaataacttatggagagtcaatagcaaaaaaaaatcgagagcagaaaacctaatccCATTCGTCGTTTTACAATCGATGTTTCTTTTATGGTTTTGTGATTTATGTCAGCCGCAAAAATTAATTTACTTTTATGCATATAAAgtcttaaaataattaaaaggaaTTGTAATACGTTAACTCTTCAATAACGATGATACATTTTAGAGACCAATATTTGTATTCatcattttacaatcgataaaaattgtagtgttgcaaaatgttaaaattatttaatgaaCAAACATTAGTATAAAAAACTCACTTCGTGCATGCGCTCGGATTATAATTTAGTAACTTAGTATATATCGAAAATATTGTCTTAAAAACATGGAAGGCAAGGACATTCCTCAGTATTAGTGGAGGGTTGTAGGTGGAGTAAATAGAATTATGATGACTTCACTATATGTCAACCATGAATTTACATTTCTCAAGTATCAGGGGAGGGTTCTGGTATTACCTTTTCTAGTATCTCTCCCACTACCTTGAAGAGGAGGTAAATCCCATTACCACGTTGCGTCACCTATTCTTGCGGAGGCTCTTGCTATGAGGGATGCCTTGCTTCATGGCCTCGCGCTTGGATTCACTTCAATCTGGCTACGATCAGATGTTCAAGCGCTCGTCACGACGATCACCACGAAACGGAGACCGACAGAACTCTACGGCGTCTTGTCGGACATCGATTCGATTTCTTCGTTCTTTTCTGTTTGTCGATTTTCTTACATTTCTAGATCGTTAAATGGGCCTGCGGATTCGATTGCCAAGGCCCACCTATGTAATGTCCCGTTGAGCTAAACTCATGTTCCTTTAACTTATTCAAGTTACTTGTTGCGCAAAAAAAGATCTGTCCACTACTGGACTATTTGGACATCACCCGCCAGTTTTTGCCTGCTTTGACATATCTATAATCCTCTGGCTAAAAGAGCTTTTCTATGAGATTGTAATACTAAGCTCCATATTTCTATATTTGAACCGGGAAAACTCAATATCAAAACATGTTTCTCCCCTGCTATAGAACAAATTTCTTAAAAGCCTTGAATGAATCATGCCTCCTTGTTACATCCTTCTTCATGTAGCCCAAGTGGCAATCAGGTTTAACTTGCTACTTCCTTTCCGGACATGCATTCTAACTACCTTGAGTTTGGTAAGGACACAATCACTTTAGCAATGAAACCAACAATATACAATGTCGAATCCAAATCTCTGGGACTTGCAAGTCCAACCCAATTTTGCATCTCAACAGAGAAAGAAGCCAAGCAACAGGATGCACAAATTAGCATGCCTATCTCAGTTACAATCATTTTCTCAAGATACTATTATTCTTTCCCTCAGGTATAACTGCTTTCTCCATTTCTTATTATGCATGTGCCAGCTCAGTCCTTCTCATGTGACCTGTCACCAGCTTATGTGATGATCATATCAGAGTTCATGAAAGATATCAACCAAACCGCATATATTGATTTGTCTGGTCAAACCTTCATTAGTTATATTGATACTGGCTTGCATTCTTACTATAGTGAACCTCAAAATCTAAACTAGTAGTTTAGATCTAAGTCTGTGTCTGCACCACAGTTTTAAAGTTATGAGAAGATTCAGTTCCTACTAATAGCTtgattggttttcccgctaccacccgcaaacgcagcttttgcgattggtagcggttgacagcgtttcgaaacaatcatacaaaccgctataaatcgcttcaaaccgctccgaacctcttaaaatcaaaagctggttccagctagcgtttgcggttgcgggcggttgcgggaggataatttttttttctttttttttaaaaaaccatataaatacaaaaataaaaataaaaataaaatttttaaaatggaattataaaaatactaaaatatatctattatattttaattaatattataaaattttaaaataaaaatattttctataatttaaaaaatttaaaactataactttaaaaatataatttacatatttattataatattatgatttttgatatttttataattatataaaatgtaaatattgttaatttattatttaaccgctgctgtatttggtagttaaccagtcataagtatcccacaaacgcaccaatttctaaccgcagaaccagtcgtacaaatctcttaaaaccgctagaaaccgcaaccacccgcatccgcaaacgcccgcagccgcaaccgcaaccgctgcgtttgaaccagtcagaccctaatTGATCTGACATATCAATCTTAAATTTCCCTAGTGTAGTTGTTGTCCTTCAAGTTTTGAAGGATTTCTTTTGAGATGAGCTTTGCGATTATCCTTAGTTACATAAATCAAAGAGCAAGAGAATTGATGTACAGCTCACAACTTGAGAGTTCAGtagaaaacaattaaaaataataaaaacaatgcGGTGAGCGTGGATCGAACACGCGACCTTCAGATCTTCAGTCTGACGCTCTCCCAACTGAGCTATCCCCGCTTTGTGTTTTATCGTTTTAGATTTAGTATTTTGAcgcattttaaaatattacttGCATTGATTAACCAAGATCtacaaaagtaaaatatatttccTTGTCCAGCATCAAAGATAATGGTGTAAGGAATAGTCCATACTGAACTGCTGTCGATTTTGTTTAGATCTTCAGGCTCTGCTCTTCGAGAATCTACATCGTCTTCTTTAATGGTGGAAGCATTTTTGAAGGACGCTGAAGCAGATGTAAATTATGTAATGAAAGACAAAACAGATACATAACTTTAGCAAGCTAGAGATGCCAATCAATGCCTTTCACGTCCTTGACACCTGCCCTAAATTAGTTAAACGTTATGACAAAAAGTACCTTTGAGACTGGCGACAACCATCAACTTTGTTTGCACTTGAGGAACCATTGGGTCGAGTGGATCTCTATAGTTTAACTGTTCCTGCACAAACAATGATGCAACTCAATGTAAAGATATAGAAAGTATATATTAGT includes the following:
- the LOC103844869 gene encoding vesicle-associated protein 4-1 translates to MAITDRQNPNAEEKKKLLFKLCPFFWQRRTTTASSSSKPSLARSILPARRRLRLDPSSYLYFPYEAGKQVRSAIKLKNTSKSHTAFKFQTTAPKSCYMRPPGGVLAPGESVFATVFKFVEHPENNEKHKLNKKSKAKFKIMSLKVKPGVEFVPELFDEQKDQVIVERVLRVIFLDADRPSAALEKLTRQLEEAEAAVEVRKKPPPETGPRVVGEGLVIDEWKERREKYLARQQVDSIDSSS